From Nitrospirae bacterium YQR-1, the proteins below share one genomic window:
- a CDS encoding class II SORL domain-containing protein, which produces MSKVGDIFQSGDWKGEKHVPAIECADEVGADEVFDVKVSIGKEIGHPNTTEHHIRWIQLFFKPEAEKFSYQIGNFEFTAHGESTEGANAGPVYTHHSVTASMKTKKSGTLIAAGFCNIHGFWDNSKDIKVK; this is translated from the coding sequence ATGTCTAAAGTTGGTGATATTTTTCAAAGTGGTGACTGGAAGGGTGAAAAGCATGTGCCTGCCATAGAGTGTGCCGATGAGGTTGGTGCCGATGAGGTCTTTGACGTAAAAGTGTCTATTGGAAAGGAAATCGGCCATCCTAACACTACTGAGCACCATATAAGATGGATACAGTTGTTTTTTAAGCCTGAGGCTGAAAAATTCTCTTATCAAATCGGTAACTTTGAATTTACCGCCCACGGAGAGTCAACAGAGGGTGCAAACGCAGGCCCCGTCTATACTCATCACAGTGTGACGGCTTCTATGAAAACTAAAAAATCCGGGACACTCATTGCCGCCGGCTTCTGCAATATTCACGGGTTCTGGGATAATTCCAAAGACATTAAGGTTAAATAA